In bacterium, the sequence CCTCGCTCGGCGTCTTCGGCAAGACCGGCGGCCGTTCGGCCCCCACCGTCTGGAACTCCGCTTTCTTGTCGGTCCAGTTCTGGGACGGCCGTGCTGCGAGCCTCGAAGAGCAGGCCAAGGGCCCCATGGTCAACCCGGTCGAGATGGGCAACCCCAACCACGACGTGGTGGTCAAGCGCCTCGCGGGCATCCCCGGCTACGTCAAGCAGTTCGATGCGGTCTACGGCAAGAACAGCCTGAACATCGACAACGTGGCCAAGGCGATCGCCGCCTACGAGCGCACCCTCGTCACCCCCAACAGCGCCTTCGATCGCTACGTGAAGGGCGACGAGAAGGCCCTCACCCCGGCCGCCAAGCGCGGCATGGACCTGGTCCAGCAGCTCGGCTGCATCAGCTGCCACAGCGGCCAGAACTTCTCGGGCCCCCCCATGCCTGAAGGGACCGGCTTCTACCAGCGCTTCCCCCGCATCCCGAGCGCCTACGACGCCAAGTACCAGCTCAAGAAGGACCTGGGCCGCTACGAGGCGACCCGCACCGAGTCGGATCGCCACATGTGGCGAGTGCCCACCTGGCGCAACGTGGCCAAGACCGCGCCCTACTTCCACAACGGCTCGGTCAAGACCCTCGACGAGGCGGTGCGCGTGATGGCCAAGTCCCAGCTCAACACCACCCTCACCGATGGCCAGACCAAGGACATCGTGGCCTTCCTGAGTTCGCTCACGGGCGAGTTCCCCAAGCAGAAGGCCCCCAAGCTGCCGGTCTAGTAGCAGCCATGACAAAGAGGCCCGACGGCAATCCGTCGGGCCTCTTGAATTTGGGTCTTACATCGCGGTCCAGCCGCCGTCCACCAAAAGAGTCTGGCCGGTCACGAGGCTCGCGGCGGGCGAGGCCAGGTAGACCACGGCGCCGACGATCTCTTCGGGGGTGCCGAGGCGGCCGATGGGCAGGCGGCGCAGGATGTCCTCCTTGAAGCCCGGATCGGCGAAGGTGACCTCGGTCAGCGGCGTCTCGACGAAGGTCGGGCCCACCGAGTTGACGTTGATGCCGTGCTGGGCCCACTCGATGGCGAGCACGCGGGTCAGGTTGACCACGCCCGCTTTGCTGGAGCAGTAGGCGGCGCGCTTGAAGTAGCCGACCACCCCGTTCTGGGAGGTGATGTTGACGATGCGCCCGCCGCGTCCCTGCGCGACCATCCGGCGGCCCGCGGCCTGGCACGCGAAGAAGGTGCCCTTGAGGTTGATGTCGAGCACCTTGTCCCAGTCCTCCTCGGTGACCTCGAGGGCGGGCTTGGGGATGTTGATTCCGGCGTTGTTCACGAGCACGTCGATGCCGCCGAAGCGGCCCACGGCGGCCTCGAACACGGCCTCGATCGAGGCGACCGAGGTGATATCGAGGGAGACTGCGAGCGCTTCGCCTTCGAGGGCGGCGATCTCGGAGACCGTCTCTTCGGCGAGCGCCATGCGGCTGGGCAGCTCGGTCAGGACGACCTTGGCGCCCGAGGCGGCGAACCCGAGGGCGATCGCCTTGCCCAGGCCGGAGCCCGCGCCGGTGACGACGGCGACCTTGTCGGTCAGCCGGAAGTTGGGCAGGACGTGGGCGAGGGCGTCGGAGGCGCGGGCGGTCGTATCGAGCATGGCCTTCTCCTATCGGTTCGAGGGGGATCGCAATCGTTCATAGCCCCCGCTCGTTACAGCCTCGTTACAGGGCCTTGTAACCGCTGCGTAACGGCGCATCGCTACCTTTGGAGGCGTCGCTCACCCTACCTGGAGAGATCCGATGCCCGAAGCCCCCCTGAAACCCGCTCCTTTGCTGACCACCAAGCAGGTCGCCACGATCCCCGAGCTCAACCTCGCGTGCGGCGAGCGCCTGCGCGAGGTCACGGTGGGCTTCGAAACCTACGGCCGTCTCAACGAGGCGCGCGACAACGTCATTCTCATCTGCCACTTCTTCTCGGGCCACTCGCACGCGGCGGGCCGCTACGCGCCTGACGACCAGGAGCTCGGCTGGTGGGACGCGGTGATCGGGCCGGGCAAGGCCATCGACACCGATCGCTACTTCGTCGTTGCGATCGACGCGCTCGGTTGCGTTCGCACCGACGCCCCTCACGGGGTGACCACCAGCGCGGCGAGCATCGACCCGGCGACCGGCGAGCCTTATGGGCCCACCTTCCCGGCGCTGGCCATGGCGGACGCGGTCGCAGCCCAGCGCCATGTCCTTACCCAACTCGGCGTCGAGCGCCTCGCGGCCGTGGCGGGTCCCTCGCTCGGGGCCATGCAGGCTCTGGAGTGGGCCGTCTCGCGCCCCGGCGAAGTCGATCGCGTGATCGCATCCATCGGCCTGGCCGAGTTCCAGCCCCGCGAGATCGGCCTCTACCGGGTGATGATGGACGCCATCCGCCTCGACCCGCGCTTCAAGGACGGTCGCTACGACCGCGAGGACCCGCCCATCGAAGGCTTGGCCGCTTCGATCAAGCTCATGCTGCTGCTCTCCAGCGGTCGCGA encodes:
- a CDS encoding cytochrome-c peroxidase; this translates as MRQAIRFSLLSAAAIAIAAALGAPAQAAVPASVRAQWEAFILPEKPPVPKANPMTPAKVELGRQLYFDPRLSSTGKVSCNSCHDVMAGGEDNRATSLGVFGKTGGRSAPTVWNSAFLSVQFWDGRAASLEEQAKGPMVNPVEMGNPNHDVVVKRLAGIPGYVKQFDAVYGKNSLNIDNVAKAIAAYERTLVTPNSAFDRYVKGDEKALTPAAKRGMDLVQQLGCISCHSGQNFSGPPMPEGTGFYQRFPRIPSAYDAKYQLKKDLGRYEATRTESDRHMWRVPTWRNVAKTAPYFHNGSVKTLDEAVRVMAKSQLNTTLTDGQTKDIVAFLSSLTGEFPKQKAPKLPV
- a CDS encoding 3-oxoacyl-ACP reductase FabG; the encoded protein is MLDTTARASDALAHVLPNFRLTDKVAVVTGAGSGLGKAIALGFAASGAKVVLTELPSRMALAEETVSEIAALEGEALAVSLDITSVASIEAVFEAAVGRFGGIDVLVNNAGINIPKPALEVTEEDWDKVLDINLKGTFFACQAAGRRMVAQGRGGRIVNITSQNGVVGYFKRAAYCSSKAGVVNLTRVLAIEWAQHGINVNSVGPTFVETPLTEVTFADPGFKEDILRRLPIGRLGTPEEIVGAVVYLASPAASLVTGQTLLVDGGWTAM
- a CDS encoding homoserine O-acetyltransferase encodes the protein MPEAPLKPAPLLTTKQVATIPELNLACGERLREVTVGFETYGRLNEARDNVILICHFFSGHSHAAGRYAPDDQELGWWDAVIGPGKAIDTDRYFVVAIDALGCVRTDAPHGVTTSAASIDPATGEPYGPTFPALAMADAVAAQRHVLTQLGVERLAAVAGPSLGAMQALEWAVSRPGEVDRVIASIGLAEFQPREIGLYRVMMDAIRLDPRFKDGRYDREDPPIEGLAASIKLMLLLSSGRETLQESFGRAFADAECDPRLDRTAEWQVETWLETEGRRRAALCDANAWIAMLRANMRWDLAHRHGSLAQAFARLKARVLLIPGEGDELAHLPSYHLPMVQALEEAGADYAVAPLPPKRGHLAGLADIGLVADAIRACLETPLRA